Proteins from a single region of Apium graveolens cultivar Ventura chromosome 7, ASM990537v1, whole genome shotgun sequence:
- the LOC141672824 gene encoding uncharacterized protein LOC141672824, whose product MTGKGGPSNGHYTYRGVRQRTSGKWVAEIRQPNMGKKLWLGTYETPQEAASAYDEAASAMYGTCARLNLPRYHSSDQSYIVFSTGNTNTTREDWRSIFDASNIKNCAWEGPSILDTSMPFVTNKAVVKEEPVDDPIEVLKQTVSTKDGNGDEEQELKMPDIEEIMDSLGSSVDNVDSTPNHVLESEFCHKEENVKNIVHPRNPPQFSPQLEKNAHATPFDGSSEFDFLKPGRPEDLNFSIDEIRMLEFDSNIGGLN is encoded by the coding sequence ATGACAGGAAAAGGAGGTCCGAGTAATGGACATTACACATACAGAGGTGTTAGACAAAGGACTTCGGGCAAATGGGTGGCAGAGATTCGACAACCAAACATGGGTAAAAAGCTCTGGCTAGGTACATATGAGACTCCTCAGGAAGCTGCTAGTGCCTATGATGAAGCTGCCAGTGCTATGTATGGAACTTGTGCACGACTCAACCTACCACGATATCATTCATCGGACCAATCTTATATTGTATTTTCAACAGGTAATACAAACACAACCAGAGAAGACTGGAGGTCCATATTTGATGCTTCAAATATTAAAAATTGTGCCTGGGAGGGTCCATCTATATTAGACACTAGTATGCCATTTGTGACAAACAAGGCTGTAGTAAAGGAAGAGCCGGTAGATGATCCAATAGAGGTATTGAAGCAGACTGTAAGCACCAAAGACGGAAACGGAGATGAAGAGCAAGAATTAAAAATGCCAGATATAGAGGAGATTATGGATAGTTTAGGTTCCAGTGTGGATAATGTAGACTCCACCCCCAACCATGTTCTAGAGAGTGAATTTTGTCATAAGGAGGAAAATGTTAAAAATATAGTGCACCCTAGGAATCCCCCACAGTTCTCTCCACAGCTAGAAAAAAATGCACATGCCACACCATTTGATGGTAGCAGTGAATTTGATTTTCTTAAACCAGGCCGGCCAGAAGATTTGAATTTTTCGATTGATGAAATTAGGATGCTCGAATTTGACTCCAATATAGGGGGCCTGAACTGA